CCTACAGGCAGACCGTCTTCCTGCCCAAGGCCCGGACGAGCGCGTCGGCCAAGTGGTCGCTGACACTTGTAAGCGACTCCTCGCCGCCCAGGGCAAACCGCTGGTTCACCTCCAATTCCACGCCCATGTACCTCTCACCGAAGCGGCGGCGCAAGGCGGTCGCCAGTCCGTCGGATACCCCGCGATAGGGATAGTTGCGCCGCACAATGAGATCATTGTCCAGACAAGCCAGCTCACGCAACCAGCGGGCGCAAAACGTTTTTTCCGCTATCCTGCCGGGATCGTAGAGAAAGCCAACATCGCAATGGCGGGTTACTTCGCCCAAGCGCGGGGTGAAGCTGTGGCTGGCAATGTGGAGCACGGTTGCCCCGCCGGCCAAGCCGTCGGCCACCAAGCGAGCCACGGCCTCGCGGTGGGGATGGTAGTGGGCGGCCAGGATGGCCTGCCTGGCGGCGCGGGGCAGGCCCTTTGTCACACCCGAGAAAAGCCGGGGATGTCCGACCGAACGGTTGAGGTCCACGAGCAGGCGGCTGACCGTGGCGGCGAGCAGCGGGGCGGCTACGGCCCGGGCCAGCGCCTGGGCCGTGGCCAGCGCGCCGAGGTCGAAGCCCCGGTGGCTGGCCAGGACCTCGCCCCAGTCGGCAAAAAACGGGGCATAGTCCCCGGGCACGGCATTGCCGCCGTGCTCACAGGTAATAAGAAGCGCCCAGGATGCCGACATTGAACGGCTCGTTTCGGATGAGGCAATCCGCCAGCTGGCCGTAGATGCGTTTGATGGTGCCCGGGCGATAGTCCCCGTCCACGGCGGCCAGGATGCGCCGGGCCAGACTCGATTGATCGACCAGGACGCCAAGCGCCTTTTCCCAGTCCGGATCAAAATCCATGGTCGGCAGGGCGCTTAGGGCCAGCCGCCGCCA
The sequence above is drawn from the Desulfovibrio sp. TomC genome and encodes:
- a CDS encoding N-formylglutamate amidohydrolase, producing MSASWALLITCEHGGNAVPGDYAPFFADWGEVLASHRGFDLGALATAQALARAVAAPLLAATVSRLLVDLNRSVGHPRLFSGVTKGLPRAARQAILAAHYHPHREAVARLVADGLAGGATVLHIASHSFTPRLGEVTRHCDVGFLYDPGRIAEKTFCARWLRELACLDNDLIVRRNYPYRGVSDGLATALRRRFGERYMGVELEVNQRFALGGEESLTSVSDHLADALVRALGRKTVCL